The Deltaproteobacteria bacterium genome has a segment encoding these proteins:
- a CDS encoding 4Fe-4S dicluster domain-containing protein, with protein sequence MRYGFLIDQNRCIGCHACTVACKEEHDIPLGVNRTWVKYVEKGVYPDTRRHFAVLRCNHCDDAPCIEICPTVSLFRRDDGIVDFDNERCIGCQSCMQACPYDALYIDPERNTAAKCNFDASRVEMGYKPACEVVCPTQAILSGDLDDANSTISKRIAMEKVSVRKAEKGTKPKLFYTGVEGDLLNPSMMEPQDAHFWADKDPGEDLYSLKTKSPERSIPGAAREVYDVSHATPWGKKIASYLWTKSISCGVLLLSALFLNMGFEQDAAVLSVVSPMVSLVFLAATMALLVLDLKKPGRFFYILTKPNLNSWLVLGGYVLTVFGILLSLWLGLVLTGHALHPLLLLATATFAVASAGYSAFLFAQARGRDFWQSPLLFWHLLVQAIAAGAATLTLIGSLLGVTLPLFAWLGQLLVISLCLSLAMIFGELLMKHGAEDAVRAGEILLSGPLKKSFWIFVVALGSIVPIVLVLWPMSSLLPNVAAAILALFGLWMYEHLWIKAGQAVPLS encoded by the coding sequence ATGCGCTACGGATTTCTCATCGATCAGAATCGTTGCATCGGCTGTCACGCTTGCACGGTGGCGTGCAAGGAAGAACACGACATCCCGCTAGGGGTAAATCGCACTTGGGTTAAGTACGTCGAGAAGGGCGTCTATCCCGACACGCGGCGCCATTTCGCCGTGCTGCGCTGCAATCATTGCGACGATGCTCCGTGCATCGAGATCTGCCCGACGGTGTCGTTGTTTCGCCGCGACGACGGCATCGTCGACTTCGACAACGAGCGTTGCATCGGCTGCCAGTCGTGCATGCAGGCTTGCCCCTACGACGCGCTCTACATCGATCCTGAGCGCAATACCGCGGCGAAATGTAACTTCGATGCGTCGCGCGTCGAGATGGGCTACAAGCCGGCCTGCGAAGTGGTTTGTCCGACTCAGGCGATCCTTTCCGGCGATCTCGACGACGCCAACAGTACGATCAGTAAACGCATCGCCATGGAAAAAGTCAGCGTGCGCAAAGCCGAGAAGGGCACCAAGCCGAAACTTTTTTATACCGGTGTCGAGGGCGACTTGCTCAATCCGTCGATGATGGAGCCGCAGGACGCTCATTTTTGGGCTGACAAAGATCCCGGCGAGGATCTTTATTCGTTGAAAACAAAATCTCCCGAGCGCTCGATCCCCGGCGCGGCGCGGGAAGTTTACGACGTCTCGCATGCGACTCCTTGGGGCAAGAAAATCGCCTCCTATCTCTGGACCAAGTCGATTTCTTGCGGCGTGCTGTTGCTTTCGGCGCTGTTTCTCAACATGGGATTCGAGCAGGACGCCGCCGTGCTGAGTGTGGTTAGTCCGATGGTGTCATTGGTGTTCCTGGCCGCGACCATGGCGCTTCTGGTGCTCGATCTCAAAAAGCCTGGCCGTTTCTTTTACATCTTGACCAAACCCAATCTCAATTCTTGGCTCGTGCTAGGCGGTTACGTTTTAACGGTATTCGGCATTCTCTTGTCGCTTTGGTTGGGGTTGGTTCTCACCGGCCATGCTCTCCATCCCTTGTTGTTGTTGGCGACCGCGACCTTTGCCGTGGCCTCGGCGGGATATTCGGCTTTTCTTTTCGCCCAGGCGCGCGGCCGTGACTTCTGGCAAAGCCCGTTGCTGTTTTGGCATTTGCTGGTGCAAGCCATCGCCGCCGGCGCCGCGACGCTGACGCTGATCGGTAGTTTGCTCGGAGTCACCTTGCCGTTGTTTGCTTGGCTCGGCCAGCTGTTGGTGATCTCGCTATGCTTGAGCCTGGCGATGATTTTCGGCGAATTGTTGATGAAACATGGCGCCGAAGACGCGGTGCGTGCAGGCGAGATTCTGTTGAGCGGGCCGCTGAAAAAATCCTTTTGGATTTTCGTGGTCGCTCTCGGCAGCATCGTACCGATCGTCTTAGTGCTTTGGCCCATGAGCTCGCTGCTGCCGAATGTCGCCGCGGCGATTTTAGCGCTGTTCGGTTTGTGGATGTACGAGCATCTGTGGATTAAGGCTGGGCAGGCTGTGCCGTTGAGCTGA